CAGAGCTCAGATGCTTGTCTCCTATTAAAGAAGAGTCTTCAGAACCTGCACAAGAAGACTGTCCTCTTAGCCCTTTCGGATTGAGGCAAGGTCGCCCACCAAACCCAGAGGAAAGGTATCATatgatgcaaaaaaaataataaaaaaaataaaatatatatatatttaactatatattatatttatttatagtttatatttAAATTCTGACTGGATGAGCCACTTTTGAAGTTGCTGTAAAATGCTGAAACACACaagttataaataatataactgCCTTAATTGGTCTGATGAACTGCTTGGTTTAATTTTTTATGATTAATTGAactgttttttatatttattatattaattatcatattgcatattttaataaatcaatAAGCAATTCAAGTCACTTGAGAGACTAATTGTTTTCAtaaacactactgttcaaaagtttggggtgaataaaattttattcagcaaggatgcattagaTTGAacagaagtgacagtaaagacttttacattgttataaaaggtttctatttcaattaaatacagttcttttgaactttacagtcaagaatcctgaaaaaaaatatcatggtttttacaaaatatattaatcagcacaactgttttcattgataataattagaaatgtttatcagcatattagaatgatttctgaaggatcatgtgacactgaagagtggagtaatgatgctgaaaattcagctttgcatcacaggaataaattacattttacactatattaaaataggaaacagttcttttaattagtaataatatttcacaacattactgtgtttttgaccaaataaatgcagccttggtgagcataagagacttctttcaaaaacattttaaaaaaaaacttttgataTTTAATAGAAGATATTTGCGACATTTATAGTATGAGAGttgtacattttcaaaagaGCTATCATTTACAGGCCTATTCGACCAGGACTAAGAGAAGAGCAAAAAACATTTGAAGAGTTTGTTGAAGAACATCTGAAAACAGACCATGCTGTTTTCCAATATGAGAATCATCAGGTATGAGTTGCATTTAAAAACTAAATCTCCTGCAGTTTAAACGTGTTCTAAGCATTATCTTCTCTGTTTTACAGGTTAGTACACAAATCATAGGAGCAGAGAAGAGGAATTTCCTTCGTAAAGGAGAAGGAACATCTAGAATTTCGAAGGGTAAGGACTGCTCACAAACTGTGAAGAGGAGATGCTCTATTAGGCCACAAACAATGAACATAAAGCCTAGTCAGCAGTCGGTACGACCCACTGAAGAGATGCCAAATAGGAGCAGTCCTGCACTGAAGGGTGTAGGAAACCTCAGTGACCAAAGATCTGGCCAGGAAGACTCTCTAAAGAGGACAATTGCTCTACAAGAGGATAATTATTCATCAAACAACAAAGGGAAAGTCAAAGCTCTGACTGCTAATATTGCTAACAATGCAGCCTCACTTAaaagtaagcacagtgaaggagTCATGAGGAATTATGGTAAAACCAATGGAAGTAAGCCAAGTGGATCTGCTCAGGCACAAAGTAGGAGCGTtggctttaaaaaaattaatgaccACATTGTCAAAGTCAATGAGAAAAATTGTCTTACCAAACACTACCATCAAAGTGGACATACATCTAAAGAAGTCAATTTAACCGACGAGGTGATGGAGTCACTGGATCTTAGTGAATCTAACGACAGCACTAGCAGTGAAGACGGACCCAACTCTCAGCCTCACAGTCTGTTTCCTCATTATATTTCAAGGCACATGGATCACAAAGATCAGAGTCTGGATCTGTCGGATGGCGACTACGCTAGTGATGCTCCGAGTGAGACTCGATTCAATGAAGAAAATCGCACTTCAACTCCTATGTCTAGTTCTTCGAGCTTCAGCAGTGATTCTGAGCTCAAGAGCTTAGACGGGTCTATGGCTAACCGCTCCAAGAAAACAGAAGAAAGAGGGGCCAACAGTGATTTTAGACCACCTTCTGCTCCTGAACCTCTTACAAAGACATTTCCAAAAGCCAAGGTTACTCCAGAAGACGTCACACATGGCATGGAGCAAGAGAAACCACATACTTCAATCAGGTTTTGTACAAAGATTATGACtttttcaacaacaaaaaaaaaataatcgtattttgaagaaaaactttAGCCCTGAAACCCAAGTTTCTATCTCTGATTTAACATATTCCTGAATATATATGAATTCCTGAGTAGGTCGAAGATGGAAGAGCATGGTTTTAATGGTGAGGATGGCTGCAGACCTTTGCTCAGGCTTAAGAAAGAACTTCATGAACCCCAGGTAGACACaatataagatattttagaCCAAAGTTTCCTCCTTTTTCACATTGCATCTCCATGTGTGACCTTGTAAAGGTCACCACTTTACTTctaatacactttaaaatagAACTAAAGTTCCAAAAAGAAGTTTTCACAGCGATTTCATAGAACCATCATtttgggttccccaaagaacctttcagtaagtagttcttaaaagaaccattttttttcttagtgtaaaGAACATGTTCCACTATAAAGAGCATGCAATGGAAAGGATCTATAGATGTTGAAGGTTCCTCATGGAACCATTGATGcccaaaaaaaaacagaccTTTTTTTAAGGATCCTTACAAGATTTTAATAGCAATATGCATTCAGAGAGTACTTCATATCATGTTAAAATCATTGTGCATTTACTGTAGGATCTGAGAGAGCAGATCTCATCTCTGAAGCAGCAGCTGATGGAGAGGGAGTCTCACTGGTCACAGGCCCACAGTCTCCTCCAGAGCTGTGTGGATGCCCTAACCCGAGAGAACCAGGAGCTTCACAGAAGGCTCAGTACAAACAAGAGATCGCACCAGAGTGCTGGTTCCTCTACTCCTCAGGCTGGATCATACAGAGCAGTGAGAGTAAATTCAAACCTCATTCAATGATGATccacatattaaatatttatatttaaacacagaaaaaaaattttttttactattttttattaacatgtaaacacatttaatatttacatataaattaaataagacattaagttttgttttcagCAAAATCTAAAGTTAAAGAGGTTTATACAGTATTTCCCAATATCGTTAACTTGCTTTCcctttaaagtttatttttatttattgaaatatagATAGTTTTGTCTTATTATAAGTGCCTTGGTACATTTGGCAATTTTGCTCTAaagaatatttattattttcatgtttttaaattatatttcaaatgaaagcacagcaaaatgaaatgaaatgaaagagCAACATGAAAATGATCTTTTTGAATGAACAAACAGTAACACTTTTTtcaatagtccactttagacattctactaactataagcaactacatgtcaactaactcattaatttgcaagtaaatgtcaactaactctcattagagtattagactgtcaggtttggtttagggttagtagaaCTGACATGTCGTTGACATGtaagttgcaaagttacttatagtcagtagaatgtacAGGTCATGgtcatataattataatatcatgaaaaagttcattttttatttgtaaattatttttaaaaatgaaactttcatatattctagattccctgcatgtaaagtaaaacattttaaaaaaatttttttttaattttgatgattagagcgtacagctcatgaaagtccaaaatagaatatttcctaagatcaatcaaaaaatggattttcaaaacagaaaagttcaagttctttaaagtatgttcatttgtacactcaatacttggtatCAATactcggcagcacatattacagcaaatgacttgctcctagcaaattacagcatcagtgaagtgtggcatcgaagtgatcagcctgtggcactgctgaggcactattgagccttcagatcatctgtatattgttggatcgactgtttctcatctttctcttgaaaatatcccatagattcaggggtcaggcatgttagctgccaataaaacacagtaatatcatggtcagcaaaccacttggaagtggtttttgcactgtggacaggtgctaaagtcctgctggaaaaggatatcagcatctccataaagcttgtcagcagatggaagcataaagtgctccaaaatctcctggaagatggctgcattgactttgcacttgataaaacacaatggaccaacaccagcagacgtcacggccccccaaatcattactgacttcagaaacttcacactagacttcaagcagcttggattctgtgcctctccagtcttctttcagactctgggaccatgatttcaacatgaaatgcaaaatttacttttatcttaaaagaggactttcggccactgttcactgtccagttctttttctccttagcccaggtaagatgcttctgacgtttttttctgtttcagaagtggcttggtagtccttttcctgaagatttctgagtgtggtgactcttgatgcgctgactccggcttcatttgactcattgtgaagctctcccaagtgtctgaatcagctttacttgacagtattctcaagcttgtggtcatccctgttgcttgtgcacctttgcctacccaatttcttccttctagtcaactttgcatttaatatgctttgatacatcactctgtaaacagccaccacattcagtaatgacaatctgtgacttactctctttgtggagggtgtcaatgattgtctcctggaccatttccaagtcagcagtcttccccatcagtgtggtttcaaagaacaagagatacccggaatttatactgtagggatggtcatttaatgaaactcaatgtaaatattctaatattttgagatactggattttggactttcattagctgtacgctctaatcaataaataaaaaaaacttttgatgttttatgaaatactagattccctacatgttttactttacatgtagggaatctagtataaatgaaagtttcatttttttaaataatttacaataaaaaaattaactttttcacaatattctaattatatgaccagcacctgtatgttgggggactatcgaaataaagtgttatttgacaaaattattttgatatttaatgTATCATCTCATTTACCTAAATCTTTAAGCATGGAGGAGCAATATTTCTCTGTAGGTTATGATCTTTACtcgagaaaaaaataaaaaaataaaaagaaattatatatatatatatatatatatatatatatatatatatatatatatatatatatatatatatatatatatatatatatatccatatgCCATTTGCCTCAATGAATAACATATGTTGTGCTTCAGTTTGAGAAAAGCAGAGAGGAACCACAGAAGACCCCTCATGTTAGGAGCGCAACTCCAGCCTTTAACAAACCCACCATCCATAAGACACAAAAGATTGATGTTAGTATGATAACATTATTAATGTGCATTATCAAACAAGAACTGGTCTTGATATAAAAtatcaattattaaaatattattttactttaaattaaatatttcctttttttattttttgtcatttgcTAGGACCCATACAACTAGTTTAGATAAACTCAATTCCTATAAACCCGTTGAGGTGTGTAATATGTTCTCAAGTGCCCTTTAAGCTCTTCAGAAATAATTCATGGTGGCTCTCAAAGTCCAGTGTCAGATAATTGACTCAGCTCTTTATAACTAATTCATGCTTGTGCAATGCATCTACACATCTCCATTTCAAGTGTTAAATcctgattttattttgtaattgtttGCCCTGTTCATAATTTATGAACACAAAGAGATATTCAATATAAATGGCACACAGAATAAATGCAGCAACATGTGATGTATTTATTCAATCAATCACTGTGGATGTTATTATGACATGCATGCATAAGCATACAGAtcatatatataaagttatatataagtgtcagttttatatatataactgaCATTGAAGGCATTTAATTTCCTTGTTTTTTTAAGTTCTTCTTGGTTCTTGTGCTTTAATGGACAGGCAAATGGACGCTCTGTTAACAAAGCTAATAGGATAACTGAATGCACAGCCAGCTTTTTGAGTAAGTATGTTTGCTTGTGTTTCATCTCCTATGAACTAAAATACAAGTTGTCATCACTAAGTAGATGTAACTTGTTCAATTTACAAAAGGAAAGAATTCTGCACTTTCCACTGACAGTCCACAGAACAATGGCATCATTTCACGAGGCGGAAAGGTATTTACTTTTCTcttaaagcgatagttcaccTAATTCAGTTTCAGAATTGGAGCATGAAGTAATGACACACAGTTCAAGAGTACTGTATCCCATGAATCACTCATTACAACTTAATAGACTCTGACCCAGTTTCTATTATGAAATATACAATGCATCATAGTATcataatgacacttttgttcACAGGGAAGTTTGTTTTATCATCATACTGACTGCAATGATGCACAAATGGCATCCCAGGCCAGAAAAGACAAAGTACATGAGGAAACTCACTATCCAGATGGACGAGTAAGAGGGGTGTTTTGCaaattttgaaatttgaatTAAATACATCTTCCAACCCTTTTTCAAAATGTTCTACCTCCTCCTAGGTTGAACGTCTTTTTTTGAACGGATGTCGTGTGATCACATTTCGCAATGGAACGAAGAAAGAAATTGGTGTTGACAAGTCGGTCACTGTTACTTTCTTCAATGGAGATGTTAAAAGCACACTGGCTGATGGGACCGTGGTGTGTATCATGAGTCCCTTAGAGAATACAGTGGTGCTGGTATGACGTCAGAAACCGAAAGTATAATTCACCACTGGTTCCTTCGAAATTTTCCTATGGGGTCGAAAGAACCAGCGGTGAATTAGTCCTCTGTGTTCTGACGTCATACTGGCACCAAGGATGTATTATCAAGTCTGTTCCCACAGTTACTGCTGCTGTATTGCAACATTTCAAAATTGACTAAGTATTTTGTGGTCATCCACCAGAACATTAACATGTTTCTACAGGCTTaagcttttgttttttgtgtccCGTAATTCACGCCTTTTGTCTGTGTTCCTGCATTTGTAGTCAGGGTTTTTACAGTTTTCACAATTTcacttatttttaatttttatttccttttgtattttggtttgttttagTATGGTTTCCATTAGTTTTAATGCTGattaaatagtttttatttcatttgtatttttgtattagttgtagtttattttttcagtaatagttttaatttttttgtaccAAAGCACTGCAGTTTAGCTTATTGTTCATGCTTTAAATGCATTACATTCAGacagtttttgttcattttcaaatgattgGTTGGTTTTGCCATTCAAGTTAACAATTAAACTGTCTTAAATTTCTTAGTTATCCATTTTATCTCTTTATGTTTAGATATACTACTATTGTGATGCTCAAACAACACACTCAACCTATCCATCTGGTTTGGAGGTTGTACAGTTTCCAAACAACCAAAGaggttaggaaaaaaaaaaaaaaaaacactcatgtGAAAGATGTTCTTTTGTTGActtatacttaaaaaaaattactatttcagtctttctacttcaacaTTTCATGTTTAACTCAATGTGTTAATGCCAGTTCACACTGCACCAACAGACACTGACACTTCGGCGGGTTTTGTCTGATCAGTGTGTTACCCGTCAGTGTCTGTTGCCATTGTTCAGCGCttgttttaatgtttccatGTTCAATCGGCTTTTGTCGGGTAGTGGAATGTCTGAGAAATTATGTAGGCTGTAATCTGGTGATTGTCGCCGTTGGTCTGCATCTATTTGTGCAGTGTGAATTAGCCTTTACTTTTAGTTTCTttgcaattatttgtaaaatttaCTAGCAGTTTCTgagtaaaaattattatttaattatttcaataTAATTTTACTGTGAATTTGGGATTTTAAATGTCTGCTTAAATGTTACATTTCCCTAGAAACACATCATCCTGATGGCACAAGGGAAATATCCTTCCCAGATGGCACCGTCAAGATTCTCCACTCCGATGGTCGAGAGGAAAGCGTTTTTCCAGATGGAACTATTGTCAAGATATCACAGTAAGATTAATGTTTGCCtttcttgtttgtttcttttctttctttctttttttatttactccCTTACACACTGCTTCCACAGACATGGTGAAAAGATGGTGGAGTTTACTAACGGGCAGAGAGAGATCCATACTTCACAATACAAGCGGAGGATGTACCCGGATGGAACCGTTAAAACTGTCTATATGAATGGGAGGCAAGAGACAAAGTTCTCATCTGGGAGGGTTCGCATTAAGAGCAATGAATACATCATTATGGACAAAAAGTGAaaccattttcatttaattttatatatatatttatatatatatatatatatatatatatatatatatatatatatatatcatctaAACTCTTTGATCTAAACctataaataaattgtaaatgaCAATTGGATGAACTATGCTTGCTTGTTTTTACATGTGCTGTCAGCAAGTGTCTTGTGTTGCTAAGAGTTCCTCTCAGCATGACCACATCTGATACTGTATTCAGGTGAAGACTTGTGAACTTCTGACCTAGTCGGGACATTGTACTACATTGCAACACTCTGGTTTCAGTAGAGGAACATTCCTAAAATAACGGAGACGGATAGCTGGGATAAATATCTTAAATAAACAGTTGAGcgaaacagttatttttgatCAAGTTCAATAAAAAATGTCTTCCTTATGTAATTTTGGTCCTAAACCTTTCATGCATGAATTATGACAACCTCAGTCAGGATCTTTTTCCTGTgtgtttttattgatttttttttttttttttttttaataaacattttttaaggAGATTTCCAGACGTCCACTTGAGTCGACagtatgtgtttttgtttttaaatgaaaatatactgtattaaacATAATACAGTATTAACACAGTAATATTGTGTATATTTAACAAGCCaatgaataaaattatataatgattatttttttgatgtaacaagtaatgcattacaagtaaagTACATTACTTTTTCGATGTAACTGCATATTACATtcttaaaacacaataaaaaaagtatattgCAGACAAGTATTTTCAAGAACTACAGGCATAGTAATAGCATGAATTGTAGCTGAAATATAGCTAGTGATGTCCAATTTAGTGTACAGGGGCcagttgcaccagctgtgcgcaagttacaacgtagactagttttgacgtaaatgggcactaagttacaacttacgcactactaaatatttttgtgttgcaccattaaacttagttgaagcgtaactctacgtatacactaaatatttacggaagcctcctatcaggagtaacggttggaataaaatagcagactgactgaactgcatcaataagctctttttacctgacagacttcattctttacacatatatgatgctgctgacatttacactctctttacattttaagagagagaacatcatgtgaaaagattACTTTGTTAGACACTCTTCAACACAAACCTGTTAAACAGCGCGCCGTTGTGTGCATCGGTCCTATCACCCGTTGTGTGCATCGGTCCTATCACTCGGtgttgtgcatgtcaaataaaatcagtcataatcaataaatgtaatttcttatgtttttgttgttgttgttgtttcagtatttatttattgatccttattaatttcgtttcaaatacagtttctgaatgttatttacatataaaaacatatatgattaagtagtaggctattatatttaatgggaacttatttttactgttagctacgtgaggcaaaataagtcagaatgaaggataaactgaaattcacggaatttcaacaacttctgctcctgtatttgaaggataactgaaggtaaacgtcatattatgcgactacgcattactttacggagaccttacgagctactagctaagttctgccttaagaacaaatggtgcaaccgaataaagtacagagttagttacaaactagctagtagttactaagccactagtgtggactttacgttccaatttaagaaagaacttacgaacggctggtgcaaccctacccAGATGATTAATCAAGATTCTATTGGTTGATGTGCAACTATGCCATCAAAACCCATGCATATGCAAGAAAGTGGCTTTTTGAATAGCTGTCCACTGTAGTGACATCTATGAATGAAAGGGCTCATTTTGTTTACAAGAAGCCacacattattatttaaaaatatatcattttaatcAGATATCACTCACTCAGAAGTTTCTGATTTGGTCACAGTATTGTTCTGTTCAACAGAAATTGGCACATGAAGAATATAGAGGGGGTTATAAGTTAACTTAAATTTCACTGATGTTATGCATTTAACAATTGTGAGagctttaaaatatgtaattataAGTGTGTTTGACTGTTTTTACATGTAATCCATCCGATATCACAAATTAAGCCTAAGAAGTAAATCTGGGGATGTGTTtcatgtttgaaaatgtatacataaaatatacactactgttcaaaaaacattaaaaaaatagtgTGTTTAATTGACATGGGTAATGATTGCTAACATGTCAAAGATGTTTAACGCAAAAATAAATTTCtgactctctctttctctctctatatatatatatgctttccCCACTTCCCTCCTTTTGTGTTGTAAGAGATTTAGAAAAACTCAGACCTACTTAAACCATTTTACTTGATTTCTGAATTTGAGAAGAAGCATTCGCTGAGAAGAGGTGGATCTTTTGGTCCCCAAAGCAGAGACTCAGTTTTGTCCCTGACAGCATTACAACCCTGACTGCTGTCCACCTTTGTCCTCTTTTTCTCACCAAAGGAAGATGCCAGTCTGTTTGTGAGTTTACGGAGCTCATTCACGACAACCTTAACATCCACTTGGTCCTGAGAGGCTTTCCATGTAGCCTCATTAAAGGGAAAGGTCAATATGAAGTCTCCAACACGACAAGGAGGGACGTCTCTGTCCTGAGTCCTGTGGTTCCATGGGACGGTTAAGGACTTGGGTTTATG
This genomic window from Chanodichthys erythropterus isolate Z2021 chromosome 4, ASM2448905v1, whole genome shotgun sequence contains:
- the si:ch211-140l13.3 gene encoding centromere protein J isoform X4, which produces MSAEIPQNRTVVETSLSQKTNIFQSVSSVVQHHEESQSSCQLPPMSESDPSFPSNLVSQEAFEEQRVSEMGRSACQPAQHMSERSPQENPGQNELLLQRQVKQLQRVLQEQNALLSLIGPGLILSPTFLAHGQAQTPQSSSEADPLKPTENLDAFKECSTKLSFSGQAENESEDLATSNSNEESSEPAQEDCPLSPFGLRQGRPPNPEERPIRPGLREEQKTFEEFVEEHLKTDHAVFQYENHQVSTQIIGAEKRNFLRKGEGTSRISKGKDCSQTVKRRCSIRPQTMNIKPSQQSVRPTEEMPNRSSPALKGVGNLSDQRSGQEDSLKRTIALQEDNYSSNNKGKVKALTANIANNAASLKSKHSEGVMRNYGKTNGSKPSGSAQAQSRSVGFKKINDHIVKVNEKNCLTKHYHQSGHTSKEVNLTDEVMESLDLSESNDSTSSEDGPNSQPHSLFPHYISRHMDHKDQSLDLSDGDYASDAPSETRFNEENRTSTPMSSSSSFSSDSELKSLDGSMANRSKKTEERGANSDFRPPSAPEPLTKTFPKAKVTPEDVTHGMEQEKPHTSIRSKMEEHGFNGEDGCRPLLRLKKELHEPQDLREQISSLKQQLMERESHWSQAHSLLQSCVDALTRENQELHRRLSTNKRSHQSAGSSTPQAGSYRAVRFEKSREEPQKTPHVRSATPAFNKPTIHKTQKIDANGRSVNKANRITECTASFLRKNSALSTDSPQNNGIISRGGKGSLFYHHTDCNDAQMASQARKDKVHEETHYPDGRVERLFLNGCRVITFRNGTKKEIGVDKSVTVTFFNGDVKSTLADGTVIYYYCDAQTTHSTYPSGLEVVQFPNNQRETHHPDGTREISFPDGTVKILHSDGREESVFPDGTIVKISQHGEKMVEFTNGQREIHTSQYKRRMYPDGTVKTVYMNGRQETKFSSGRVRIKSNEYIIMDKK